A single Cyclopterus lumpus isolate fCycLum1 chromosome 3, fCycLum1.pri, whole genome shotgun sequence DNA region contains:
- the dpep1 gene encoding LOW QUALITY PROTEIN: dipeptidase 1 (The sequence of the model RefSeq protein was modified relative to this genomic sequence to represent the inferred CDS: inserted 1 base in 1 codon), whose translation MLSEVISAAYVALWISSCASSSAEGPYMTRALQLMSETPLIDGHNDLPWQLRKQFNNELNKVNLNTLETTQTNIPKIKEGRLGAQFWSAYVPCETQFKDAVRQTLEQIDVVHRMCQKYPETFMFATSSQDIMEAFRMNKTASLIGVEGGHSLDSSLGTLRTMYQXGVRYLTLTHSCNTPWADNWLVDTGSEPSQHNGLSPFGNQLIMEMNRLGMLIDLAHVTEAVMNQVLDMSKAPVIFSHSSAYSICPHKRNVPDDVLIRVRDKKGIVMVNFYNDYVTCSKTANISNVADHFDHIKKVAGPGAVGFGGDYDGVSRLPEGLEDVSKVPRVVAELLRRGWTNEEIKAALGNNLLRVLSQAEKVRDDLKGKSPDDVPIPFDEVKSSCRTSYGYRNAGAVHSLGTLALALTLALQALVTGIVS comes from the exons ATGCTTTCTGAGGTCATCTCAGCTGCATATGTGGCGCTGTGGATCAGTTCGTGTGCCTCCTCCTCGGCTGAGGGTCCGTACATGACCAGAGCTCTGCAGCTGATGTCTGAGACCCCGCTCATCGACGG CCATAACGACCTGCCGTGGCAGCTCCGTAAGCAATTTAACAACGAGCTCAACAAAGTGAATCTTAACACTCTGGAAACGACACAAACCAACATCCCAAAAATCAAGGAGGGACGGCTGGGAGCCCAG TTCTGGTCGGCCTATGTTCCCTGTGAGACTCAGTTCAAAGATGCTGTCAGACAAACACTGGAGCAGATAGATGTGGTTCACAGGATGTGCCAAAAATACCCTGAAACCTTCATGTTTGCCACCAGTAGCCAAG ACATCATGGAGGCCTTCCGCATGAACAAGACCGCCAGTCTGATCGGGGTGGAGGGGGGTCACTCTCTGGACAGCAGTCTGGGCACCCTGCGCACCATGTACC CTGGGGTCCGCtacctcacactcacacactcctgcAACACACCCTG GGCGGATAACTGGCTTGTTGACACTGGATCAGAGCCTTCTCAACATAATGGCCTGTCTCCATTTGGCAAT CAACTGATCATGGAAATGAACCGCCTGGGGATGCTGATCGACCTGGCTCATGTGACTGAAGCAGTGATGAACCAGGTGCTGGACATGTCCAAAGCTCCCGTCATCTTCAGCCATTCCTCCGCCTACAGCATCTGTCCACACAAGAGGAACGTCCCAGATGATGTTCTCATTAGAGTG AGGGACAAAAAAGGAATCGTCATGGTGAACTTCTACAATGACTATGTGACCTGCAGCAAGACCGCGAACATCTCAAATGTTGCTG ATCACTTTGACCATATAAAGAAAGTGGCCGGGCCGGGCGCCGTTGGTTTTGGTGGAGATTACGACGGGGTTTCAAG ACTACCAGAGGGTCTGGAGGATGTGTCCAAGGTGCCCAGAGTGGTGGCTGAACTGCTGAGGAGAGGATGGACTAATGAGGAGATCAAAGCTGCTCTTGGAAACAACCTGCTCAGAGTCCTCAGCCAGGCTGAgaag GTCCGTGACGATCTCAAAGGCAAGAGTCCAGATGATGTTCCTATTCCATTTGATGAGGTGAAGAGCTCGTGTAGGACAAGCTATGGTTACCGCAACGCTGGAGCCGTCCACTCACTCGGCACACTGGCCCTCGCGCTCACTTTGGCTCTCCAGGCTCTTGTCACAGGAATAGTTTCATAA